CAAAAATCTGGGAATAGCCATCCAGGCATACCTGTTCAGGACACCTGATGACCTTAAAGAACTATCTGCTATTGGTGGTAACATTCGCCTGTGTAAAGGTGCGTATAACGAATCGGCTGAAATAATTATAAAAAACCACGATAAAGTAACTGAGGCCTTTGCCAGCCAGATGGAATCGTTATTCAAAAATGGGGGGCCAGGACTTATCGCCATAGCGACCCACGATAGCAGCCTGATCGAACTGGCCAAAGAGCTGAATAAAACCTATCCCAGGAACTTTGAGTACCAGATGTTGATGGGGGTCAGGGATAAATTAAAGGAAAGCCTGATCAGGGAAGGGTATAGGGTCTCAGGGTATATCCCCTATGGAAAGGGTTGGCTTGCGTACTTTTTACGAAGGCTCAATGAGCAGAAACGGGATATTAAGACCGGATTTATTTCATTGTTCAAGCAGGATTAAAGTCTAAATAGTTCATTTATCTCTAATCAAGTAATCCGTCACCACAAGTTTTATCAGCATAGTATTATTATAATATAATATGATTTATTATGAAGTGGGGAATAAGTTGTAGCAGCAGTTATTTGAGTTTTTTGAAATCAGTTCATGAAATGGTTATGTCAAACTCAAAATATCGCTCTATTCCATAATACTGGACAGTCTATCTATGGAATACTAACCTGAAACAAGGAATTTCAGCTTACACTCCACCCCGGAGGTATTGAATAATGGTGAGAAATAAGGTACGAGGGAGGTTAATATAATGTCTGGAAAAATACCGACAATTAAACGCAATATCATCAAACCTGAAGATATTGACCCGATGGAAGTAAAAAAGGTATTGAAATTTTTAAATGAAACTGAAAAACCTGAAGATATTGCCGCTACTATAGAAATTCCTGGTGAGGTGGATGTTGGAATTAAGGTTGCAAATAAGATTATTGAAAAAAGATCTCAGATTGGCGAATTCAGCAACATGAAAGAGGTTATGGACGTTCCTCAGATAGGGCCTGAGCGCTTCACTGACATTGTTTCCATTCTAACGGGTAAAACTGATATTGGTGAATCGGAGCGGGTAAATTTTAAATACCTTATCGCAATGAACCCGAACTATTTTGGCAACCTGAAAGTAAGTCCTTTCGAACCTGTCAAGGTAATAAAGAATAATACCAGCTATGAAGAGCTCATGTGTGTGGGATTCAATCCCCACTTTGAAAGACTTGAAGCTGTGGTCCATATTAAAAGATCTTCAGGGTATGGTGGGAATATTTGCTCTGCCGGTACACCGGAATATGTACGGTTCTATGTAGACTGGGATAATACCGGTGATTGGGAAGATATTGGCATGGTCAGCTTCACTGCATATAATATACCGGGTGATAAGCCTTTGGAATACGACCTGAGTATCACTCTGGATGCTAAGAATAAATTTTGTTTTGTTAAGAACTTGCCAAAAATACGAGCTATTCTTTCGTGGCGTGATCCACCGCCTGCTGACACTCCAGATCATACTCCGGTCTGGGGCAATGCTCTTGAAGCACGTATACAGATTGAAGAGCTCAAGATTTTTATCATAAAAGATTTACTCAAGATGCCCAATGTGAGTATTCCCGATGAGATGTTAAATGTTTTCGATCTTGAAAAAGAGGTCGATCTCAGGGCACCGAAAAAACTTACTATCCCTGAACTTGCTCATTTATACAAAGACAAAGTGGTCCCCAAACATAGGTTCGGATTTACGAAAATAAATGAGATTATGGGAAAAAGCGGGCTGCAGTTAAATAAAATTGCACATGCGAACGTTTCGTTACCTGATGAAAAACCAATCATCCATCCACTGGTTGACATCGGATTTGACCCGATCGATATCCCTGATATCATTGATAATTTCATCCCCATCCCCTTGGGTGATACAACATATGAAGAATTGAAATGTGTTGGATTGAATACGAACCAGGATGTGCTTGCCGGAG
This DNA window, taken from Methanosarcinales archaeon, encodes the following:
- a CDS encoding proline dehydrogenase family protein, with the protein product MGILIHFAKRWVAGEYLEDAVERARSANSRRIRSIINHVGEHNEDIELIGASAVEYSRLLDAVKSEQLDSSISVKPTQLGLMKDTQTCISTLEPLVRKASDSGILIWIDMEGSPYTQAIIDIYKHLFSSHKNLGIAIQAYLFRTPDDLKELSAIGGNIRLCKGAYNESAEIIIKNHDKVTEAFASQMESLFKNGGPGLIAIATHDSSLIELAKELNKTYPRNFEYQMLMGVRDKLKESLIREGYRVSGYIPYGKGWLAYFLRRLNEQKRDIKTGFISLFKQD